One Hymenobacter cellulosilyticus genomic window, CCGCCAGCCGGGCCTGTTCGGCAGGCTCCAAATCGGGCCGGTTGCGAAACAGGTGTCCTACCTGCTCCTCGCGCAGCCACAAGGGTTTTTGCTGCCACCGCTGAAACGTGCGCTCCAACAAGCGGCAAACGCGTGGCGTCGGTAAATCTGGATGCCCAGCTTCCAATGATTGTAGGTAACGCCAATAAGCAACATCGCTGTGGTGCATGAGGAGAAGCTAGAAGTTTGTGTCTACAGCTAGCATCCTGAATTGACTAGTTTCCTGATTGCAAAGCTCAACTTGCCAGCAAGAAAACAAACAAGCCGTTGTCATGCATCAGTGCTACCACTGAGTCATTCTTTGCCGCTCGTCGGGTATCGAGTAGTTAAACGACATGCCTTCCAGCCGGCTGATACTCGCCGGTCACTCGGTTATGTTGGTGGGCACTGCGGCGGGGGGGGCGGCGGCAGCGGGAAACTGTGGACGTTGCGCCGCAGCCGCTGCTCGGCCAGCACCTGCCAGATACAGGTCTGGCCCACGGGCCGCCCGCCCTGGGCCTGCCAGGCCTAGTTGAGCTCCGCCAGCATCGCGTCCGGGTGCTGCTGCACGTAGGCCATCAGCCAAGCCTGCGCCGCCGCATCCAGGTACCGGGCGCGCCCGCCCGTGGCCGGCTTGGGCGCCAGCGAGCCCGTGGCCGCCTCGCGCCGCACCAGGTCTTTCACAAACGAGTGGCTCACGCCAAAGCGCTGCGCCACGGCCGCTTTGTGGGCCCCGGGTTCCCGGCAGGCCGCCGCCACGCGGCTGCTCAAATCAAGCGAATACGGGTTCATCTTCCACTTTACGCAGCCGCCGAAATGGCGGACGAACTGTTCTCGAATCCGCTATAGCATGTTATATTGCTTCAAACAGCCTTTAATTAATCGTGGAAGGCGTTTCCGGGAACCGGTTGCGTTTTTATAAACTGCAGAATGTATGCAACTCATTGAGGATATAGCTGAGGCAATTAACTCTTCACGAGACGCGTTTGGCAACGTTTTTTTACGTGCACAGACGGCTATTCCCCCCGCTCAGCGAATATTATTTGATGCTATTGCCACGAGTGGGAACGATCAGGAGGATTTCAAAGCAGCTATTCGTGTTGCTCAGGCAGAGGGCTGGCATGATGCTTTACTCGATGCAGTCATTGATGAGGGGCTTGAAAACGGGCGCTTAGCGAAGTCAACGGTTGAGGCTGAACTCAAAAAAAATAACCAAAATGCCGCATTACAGGCTATTACGAACGTCGCAAGGGCATTTGCTCAGCCCGATATTCTCTATCGCGGGATAGCGAATGCGATGAAATGGACGGGAAAGGTATCCATTGATGGCATCGCAAAGGGAACCGGCATCCTGATTGGGCCCCACCTCGTACTGACGGCCTGGCACGTAGTGAGCGAACTGTTTGAGAAGGACGCTGCAGACAAGTGGGTGCCCAGGCAATCATCCGGACCGCGTATCCAGGTGGAATTCG contains:
- a CDS encoding trypsin-like serine peptidase, yielding MQLIEDIAEAINSSRDAFGNVFLRAQTAIPPAQRILFDAIATSGNDQEDFKAAIRVAQAEGWHDALLDAVIDEGLENGRLAKSTVEAELKKNNQNAALQAITNVARAFAQPDILYRGIANAMKWTGKVSIDGIAKGTGILIGPHLVLTAWHVVSELFEKDAADKWVPRQSSGPRIQVEFGNFLSIVNRGQALQPAPSTQVKAHNDWCVSYSACQDDELNNSLPEDLTLLDNHWDYVIIKLSRAIGLERRWAPLDARATVPMVDESVIVFQHPGGHTMKVDQGKVGGVDPPNPKVFPRIRFLHHANTMSGSSGGPCFDKHFMLFGLHQGQWDGHGGIKRWSPTGEYQSLTYYPA